The sequence CCTAGCCGTCCCTTATTAGCGAAAGCTCTAATTCATTTAGCACAAAGTCAATATCCGCTGCAAGGGGCATCTGACCATTTCGTTAGTGAAGCTCTTTATTTAGCTGATCCAGATGGAAATGGCATTGAAATTTATGCAGACCGTCCAGCTGATACATGGGAATGGAATAACGGGGAAGTGAACATGGCTACTGTCGGATTAAATGTGCAGGATCTGCTGGCAGAAGACGACGGCACTCCTTGGCAAGGGCTGCCTGAAGCCACCGTAATGGGCCATATTCACCTGCAAGTTTCAGAATTAGCAAAGATAGAAGAATATTATGTGAAAGGACTAGGATTAGATGTTGTGACCAGATATGGCCGCCAGGCTCTCTTTATTTCTGATAATGGGTATCACCATCATATCGGTCTTAATACATGGAACAGTTTAGGCGGTAAAGCTCCCGCAGAGAATAGTGTCGGTTTATCTTGGTTTACACTTGTGTTTCCAAGCGAAGAAATCAGAAATCAAAAAATTGACCAGCTAAAGGCGATTAATGCACCGGTTCAAGAAGAAAACGGTAAATTCATAACCAATGATCCTTCAGGTAATACGATTTGGTTAGTCGTAAATTCTTGATTTATTATGTAAA comes from Bacillus oleivorans and encodes:
- a CDS encoding VOC family protein, with amino-acid sequence MKFHQAPTIFVGQVHLKVQNLDRSVAFYQQIIGFKVLEKTEHKAVFTADGKTPLLIVEQPENVKPLNHRDTGLYHFALLLPSRPLLAKALIHLAQSQYPLQGASDHFVSEALYLADPDGNGIEIYADRPADTWEWNNGEVNMATVGLNVQDLLAEDDGTPWQGLPEATVMGHIHLQVSELAKIEEYYVKGLGLDVVTRYGRQALFISDNGYHHHIGLNTWNSLGGKAPAENSVGLSWFTLVFPSEEIRNQKIDQLKAINAPVQEENGKFITNDPSGNTIWLVVNS